In a genomic window of Prochlorococcus marinus subsp. marinus str. CCMP1375:
- the lepB gene encoding signal peptidase I — protein sequence MKTSRLAAFWDYWGPVFVTFALYAGIKSFIAEARYIPSGSMLPTLQINDRLVIEKLSYRTRSPKRGEVVVFNSPYSFNKILIAKRLNPLPSTLKCVVVSFPLINSLLGVVDPACNAYIKRVVAVGGDSVFVNSEGKLFVNKESINESYVSNFCPLLQGSFNSCRSINTVVPPKHVLVLGDNRANSWDGRFWPGNRFLPEKEILGRAVWRFWPFTRIGNISSN from the coding sequence ATGAAAACATCTAGATTAGCTGCTTTTTGGGATTATTGGGGTCCCGTTTTTGTTACCTTTGCACTCTATGCTGGGATTAAATCTTTTATTGCTGAGGCCAGGTACATTCCATCAGGCTCTATGCTACCTACTCTTCAAATAAATGATCGACTTGTTATAGAGAAGCTTTCATATAGAACAAGGTCTCCCAAAAGAGGCGAGGTGGTTGTCTTCAATTCACCTTATTCATTTAACAAGATCTTAATAGCTAAACGTTTAAATCCCCTCCCATCAACTTTAAAATGTGTAGTAGTTAGCTTTCCTTTGATTAATTCTCTTTTAGGTGTAGTTGATCCAGCATGTAACGCATATATTAAGCGTGTTGTAGCTGTTGGTGGGGATAGTGTTTTTGTTAATTCAGAGGGAAAACTTTTTGTTAACAAAGAATCAATTAATGAATCATATGTGAGCAATTTCTGCCCTTTATTACAAGGCTCCTTTAATAGTTGCAGATCCATAAATACCGTAGTGCCCCCTAAGCATGTTTTAGTACTAGGAGATAACAGAGCTAATAGTTGGGATGGGCGATTTTGGCCTGGCAATAGATTTTTACCAGAAAAAGAAATCCTTGGTAGAGCTGTATGGAGGTTTTGGCCATTTACGCGGATAGGTAATATTTCCTCTAACTAA
- a CDS encoding dihydroorotase, giving the protein MNKSYLLDPIQILRGPNQTVTSDAVLIVNRHIKAFGQRARDLAYELKIDKTSAEKLFFAPCLVDPHSVLEDYLNGKAETLWTLMKKAANAGYGQIALLPKASPWRDKPEYLYSIKNLGQDVLIHLWGGFSQKGAGEKLTSHKDLIDHGAVGLADDDWMIPIELLKKGLILNETKEKPILLAPRDLAIQGHGLVRESVEALRAGWHQDPVASETIPLGTLLELQKQHPSSKIRLMNLSTAEGVNMLKKSSPKPMASVFWWHLVADQSTVTSTDIGIRVSPSLGSSNDRESLKKALQERILTGVAVHNISLDDAETKKPFSEIIPGISGYHLVLPSLWQELIKKSKWSVEQLWEAISFGPSKILSLPPEELKVGSNRWLLFDPDQKWIQTRKYQEKGWETNSNQPWEGIEMIGKIIDCGLS; this is encoded by the coding sequence ATGAATAAATCATACCTACTTGACCCAATTCAAATTCTACGTGGACCAAATCAAACTGTAACTTCTGACGCCGTCTTGATTGTCAATAGGCATATTAAGGCCTTTGGACAAAGAGCTAGAGACTTGGCCTACGAGCTTAAAATCGACAAGACTTCAGCGGAAAAGCTTTTTTTCGCACCTTGTCTAGTAGATCCACATTCAGTGCTTGAAGATTACCTTAATGGTAAAGCTGAAACACTTTGGACTTTGATGAAAAAAGCCGCAAATGCGGGATATGGTCAAATCGCTTTACTTCCAAAAGCATCACCTTGGAGAGACAAACCTGAGTACTTATATTCAATAAAAAACCTTGGCCAAGATGTTCTAATACACCTTTGGGGAGGCTTCAGCCAAAAAGGAGCAGGAGAAAAACTTACTTCTCATAAAGATTTAATAGACCATGGAGCAGTTGGATTAGCAGACGATGATTGGATGATTCCTATTGAATTGCTAAAGAAAGGACTCATCTTAAATGAAACAAAAGAAAAGCCAATTCTTTTAGCCCCGCGAGACCTTGCAATTCAAGGACATGGCCTTGTCCGGGAAAGTGTTGAAGCCCTCCGAGCAGGGTGGCATCAAGACCCTGTCGCAAGTGAGACTATTCCTCTAGGAACACTTCTTGAATTACAAAAACAACATCCTTCCTCAAAAATTAGATTAATGAATTTATCAACTGCTGAAGGAGTAAATATGTTAAAGAAAAGCTCTCCCAAGCCAATGGCAAGTGTGTTCTGGTGGCATCTTGTTGCAGATCAATCAACTGTTACCTCTACCGATATAGGTATACGTGTATCGCCTTCTCTTGGCAGTTCAAATGATAGAGAAAGCTTAAAAAAAGCCCTTCAAGAAAGAATTCTTACAGGTGTTGCCGTACATAATATTTCGTTAGATGATGCTGAAACTAAAAAACCTTTCAGTGAAATCATTCCAGGCATAAGTGGTTATCACTTGGTGCTTCCTTCTTTATGGCAAGAACTAATAAAAAAATCAAAATGGTCAGTTGAGCAATTATGGGAAGCAATTAGTTTTGGTCCTTCTAAAATACTAAGTTTACCTCCTGAAGAATTAAAAGTTGGTAGCAACCGATGGTTATTATTTGACCCAGATCAAAAATGGATTCAAACCAGAAAATATCAAGAAAAAGGTTGGGAGACTAATTCAAACCAACCCTGGGAAGGAATTGAAATGATTGGGAAAATCATAGATTGCGGACTTAGTTAG
- a CDS encoding histidine phosphatase family protein, translated as MTLRLLLIRHGLSSYNLEHRIQGRNDLSTLTTKGTLQASKAGESLRSLHIHAVYTSPLQRAADTAKELIKNRNGELIPILDNDLLEVDLEPWSGLTIDEVKNKFSDLYSTWKHHPKELILHRKNGNSYKPIKELMDQAERFLKKIISTHHPDKNETVLVVGHNAILRCLILKMFKEPAEGFRRIKLDNSSISVFNINTDIENKAEFQVESLNSTSHLTPQIPPKGSFARIFLVRHGETNWNKEGRFQGQIDIPLNENGQKQALAASNFLKNVKFNQAFSSSMSRPMETAKIILRNHPTIEIKQQDELVEIGHGLWEGKLEAEISSEWGDLLKRWKKSPETVQMPEGETIGDVSSRAMNCFRHIAQRLSPNDTALIVAHDAVNKTILCNLLGLTNADIWKVKQGNGGITIIDLTEEQEPDIITCLNITSHLGDVVDRTAQGAL; from the coding sequence ATGACTTTACGCCTTCTATTAATACGTCATGGTTTAAGCAGCTACAACCTTGAGCATCGCATACAAGGTCGGAATGATCTTTCAACACTTACTACTAAAGGAACCCTTCAAGCCTCAAAAGCTGGTGAATCTCTTAGATCGTTACATATCCATGCGGTCTACACTTCTCCATTACAAAGAGCAGCAGATACGGCAAAGGAATTGATAAAGAATCGTAATGGAGAACTAATTCCAATTTTAGACAATGATCTTCTAGAAGTTGACTTGGAACCATGGAGCGGTCTTACCATTGATGAAGTAAAAAACAAATTCTCTGACTTATATTCGACCTGGAAACACCATCCAAAAGAACTCATTCTTCATAGAAAAAATGGTAATAGCTATAAGCCAATCAAAGAATTAATGGATCAAGCAGAAAGATTCTTAAAGAAAATAATTTCTACTCATCACCCAGACAAGAATGAAACTGTATTAGTTGTAGGTCATAACGCAATACTTCGTTGCCTCATTTTGAAAATGTTTAAAGAACCAGCTGAAGGCTTTAGGAGGATCAAATTAGACAATTCATCTATATCAGTATTCAACATAAATACTGATATAGAAAACAAAGCTGAGTTTCAAGTTGAATCTCTTAACAGCACATCCCATTTAACACCTCAAATACCTCCGAAAGGTAGTTTCGCTCGCATTTTCCTTGTTCGCCACGGAGAAACCAATTGGAACAAAGAAGGTAGGTTTCAAGGGCAAATAGACATCCCTCTAAATGAGAATGGGCAAAAACAAGCTCTTGCAGCAAGTAACTTCTTAAAAAACGTGAAATTCAATCAGGCCTTTAGCAGCTCAATGTCTAGACCTATGGAAACGGCAAAAATTATTTTAAGAAATCATCCAACCATAGAAATTAAGCAACAAGATGAACTTGTAGAGATAGGTCATGGATTGTGGGAAGGGAAACTCGAAGCAGAAATCAGTTCTGAATGGGGCGACTTGCTAAAAAGGTGGAAAAAGTCACCAGAAACAGTTCAAATGCCTGAAGGAGAAACAATAGGAGACGTATCATCGCGCGCAATGAACTGCTTTAGACACATTGCTCAAAGGCTATCACCCAATGACACAGCCCTTATCGTTGCTCATGATGCAGTAAATAAAACCATCTTATGCAATCTTCTAGGACTTACTAATGCAGATATTTGGAAAGTCAAACAAGGCAATGGTGGCATTACCATTATAGACCTGACTGAAGAGCAGGAACCAGATATAATCACCTGTCTAAACATCACCTCTCATTTAGGAGATGTTGTAGATAGAACGGCGCAGGGGGCTCTCTAA
- a CDS encoding CPBP family intramembrane glutamic endopeptidase, with translation MQKKNMPRWKVFLAILSLLLTILIWQRGLQESFDRPSVTPKLALNQREIALLAYPSLPNSISPLLVGEDPELGLKNTLRELDQGQTGNRERLLLATLAISEDEKRSLLADTFQEKDLNTVRETLLDSLDQKDNFQILIDRIQDQQSDPLLYRMSCLAIGGEPDICVDERVSRNMAFRLLFSQLLPLLAILMGLLLFLRQGWLYLRNANSPWPEINFLPLSTVDMVLLIAGGFVVLGELVSPLIAMPFSDLITREIASPVKESLKVLIGYAAMTVPPLIILRQQISHLRIKVLSMEWLQWGGRSFAKSAVDALKGWLMVMPFVLLVSWLTTLFFGDPGGSNPLLDMVLSSKNYSALSILLITTVVMAPLFEELIFRGVLLPALVKKQGRVLSVLVSALIFALAHLSVGEMPPLFVLGIGLALLRLSSGRLLPCVLMHSLWNGVTFANLLILSA, from the coding sequence ATGCAGAAAAAAAACATGCCTAGATGGAAAGTCTTCTTAGCCATTCTCTCTCTTCTTCTAACCATCCTAATCTGGCAACGCGGTCTTCAAGAAAGCTTTGACAGGCCTTCTGTTACCCCCAAGCTTGCACTTAATCAAAGAGAGATAGCTCTTCTTGCCTATCCATCTTTGCCAAATTCCATCAGTCCTTTGTTGGTTGGAGAAGATCCGGAATTAGGATTGAAAAATACTTTACGCGAGTTAGATCAAGGCCAAACAGGCAATAGAGAAAGGCTTTTACTGGCTACTTTAGCAATTTCAGAAGATGAAAAGCGGTCTTTACTTGCCGACACCTTTCAGGAAAAAGATTTAAATACTGTTAGGGAAACCTTATTAGATAGTCTTGACCAGAAAGATAACTTCCAAATATTAATTGACAGGATTCAAGATCAACAAAGCGACCCTTTGTTATACAGAATGTCTTGTCTTGCAATCGGCGGAGAACCTGATATTTGTGTTGACGAAAGAGTGTCAAGAAATATGGCTTTTAGATTACTTTTCAGTCAGCTATTGCCTTTATTGGCAATTTTGATGGGACTTCTTTTATTTCTGAGACAAGGTTGGCTCTATTTAAGGAATGCAAACTCCCCTTGGCCAGAGATAAATTTTTTACCTTTGTCTACTGTTGACATGGTTCTTCTGATTGCAGGAGGCTTTGTTGTCTTAGGTGAGCTTGTTTCACCTTTGATTGCAATGCCTTTTAGCGATTTGATAACCAGAGAAATTGCTAGTCCCGTTAAGGAGTCTTTAAAAGTATTAATTGGATATGCTGCAATGACTGTTCCCCCATTGATAATTCTTCGACAACAAATTAGTCATTTGAGAATCAAAGTTTTATCTATGGAGTGGTTGCAATGGGGGGGTAGGTCTTTTGCAAAATCAGCAGTAGATGCTTTGAAAGGATGGTTAATGGTAATGCCATTTGTTTTATTAGTCAGTTGGCTGACGACCCTGTTCTTTGGAGATCCTGGTGGTAGTAACCCTTTGCTTGACATGGTTTTAAGCAGTAAGAATTACTCTGCTCTATCAATTCTTTTAATTACTACTGTTGTCATGGCACCTTTGTTTGAAGAACTGATTTTTCGAGGGGTACTGCTTCCTGCATTAGTTAAAAAGCAGGGACGAGTTTTATCTGTATTAGTTAGTGCATTGATTTTTGCTTTGGCTCATTTAAGTGTTGGAGAAATGCCTCCTTTATTTGTATTAGGGATTGGCCTTGCTTTATTACGTTTAAGTTCAGGACGTCTTTTACCATGTGTATTAATGCATTCTTTATGGAACGGAGTAACATTTGCTAATTTATTGATATTAAGTGCTTAA
- a CDS encoding peptidoglycan D,D-transpeptidase FtsI family protein, whose amino-acid sequence MPIRRNQRSKIPIKKRQRVASLSPIPPYRLKLTFSILCLTLIGLMGRFAHLQLVQGLALEARARGYQTKKVEPIGKRRSIVDRRGRLLALDEKRFRIYAHPSKFKFSGDPKSVFRKPKEVAVKLEELLPISQKKMVEMFYGKKSGVKLIEGLNSDLAAKVQDLRINGLDLEAYPQRVYPQNDLFSNVVGFLDYDRVPQAGLELSLNKELSRREKSRSYRFGRDGTPFPNDIESGVFSVDDMHLQLTLDARLQEVALSALREQIIHWKAKKGVAIVMNVNNGELLALASTPTYDPNKYWNYSSSLYKEWSVQELFEPGSTFKPINLALALEEGVIEPNGTVYDAGVVKIGGWPLKNWDKKPNGLLGFGKVLQVSSNVGMVNIIQKLGPSQYWEWLNKLGLNKIPETDLPGAVSGHMKDKELFVKQPIHQAVASYGQGFSISPLKLVQLHALIANGGKLVTPHIKKDFSSEDLTHKNLSLKNKTLLSPEVTKTVLGWMESVVEEGSGKGVKIKNYRIGGKTGTADQTEDGINYNSKICSFVAVLPIEAPKFVVVVAVDGPQRPHAYGSTVAVPVAKKIIESLIVIERIPPRNQQVDFLSAKS is encoded by the coding sequence ATGCCTATTAGAAGAAATCAACGTTCAAAAATCCCTATAAAGAAGCGACAGCGTGTTGCTTCGCTTTCTCCAATTCCACCTTATAGATTAAAACTTACATTCTCAATACTCTGCTTGACTCTTATTGGGTTGATGGGAAGGTTTGCGCATCTTCAACTTGTTCAGGGGCTTGCTTTAGAAGCACGAGCACGCGGTTATCAAACAAAAAAGGTAGAACCCATTGGGAAAAGGCGCTCTATCGTTGATCGTCGCGGGAGGTTATTGGCACTTGATGAAAAAAGATTCAGAATTTATGCACATCCTTCAAAGTTTAAATTTTCAGGAGACCCTAAAAGCGTTTTTCGTAAGCCAAAGGAGGTGGCTGTAAAGCTAGAAGAGTTGCTACCTATATCGCAAAAGAAAATGGTTGAAATGTTTTATGGTAAAAAATCTGGAGTGAAATTAATCGAAGGCTTAAATTCTGACCTTGCAGCAAAGGTACAAGATCTCCGAATCAATGGATTGGACTTAGAAGCTTATCCTCAAAGGGTTTATCCGCAAAATGATTTGTTCTCAAATGTAGTGGGTTTTCTTGATTATGATCGTGTACCTCAGGCTGGGCTCGAGTTAAGTTTAAATAAAGAGCTTTCTCGAAGAGAAAAATCCAGAAGTTATAGATTCGGTAGAGATGGAACACCTTTCCCTAATGATATCGAATCCGGAGTGTTTTCTGTAGATGATATGCACTTGCAGTTAACTCTTGATGCACGGCTTCAAGAAGTTGCTCTTAGTGCTTTGCGCGAACAGATTATTCATTGGAAAGCTAAAAAGGGAGTAGCAATTGTGATGAATGTCAATAATGGCGAGCTATTAGCTTTAGCATCAACTCCAACTTATGACCCTAATAAATATTGGAATTATTCTTCTTCTTTATATAAAGAATGGTCAGTTCAAGAACTATTTGAACCTGGCTCGACATTTAAGCCTATAAACCTTGCTTTAGCGCTTGAGGAGGGGGTAATCGAACCTAATGGGACTGTTTATGACGCTGGGGTGGTCAAAATAGGGGGATGGCCTTTGAAGAATTGGGACAAAAAGCCTAATGGACTTCTTGGTTTTGGAAAAGTTCTTCAGGTTTCAAGCAATGTTGGAATGGTAAATATCATTCAAAAACTCGGCCCATCTCAATATTGGGAGTGGTTAAATAAATTGGGACTTAACAAAATACCAGAGACAGATCTCCCTGGAGCTGTCTCTGGGCATATGAAAGATAAAGAATTATTTGTTAAGCAGCCTATTCATCAAGCAGTTGCTTCTTATGGACAAGGATTTTCTATTTCACCTCTGAAATTAGTACAATTACATGCCCTAATTGCTAATGGAGGTAAATTAGTAACCCCTCATATTAAAAAGGACTTTTCTTCAGAAGACTTGACGCACAAGAACTTATCTTTAAAGAATAAAACACTTTTAAGCCCTGAAGTTACAAAAACGGTTCTTGGATGGATGGAATCTGTGGTTGAAGAAGGTAGTGGGAAGGGAGTGAAAATTAAGAATTACCGAATAGGTGGAAAAACAGGGACTGCAGATCAAACAGAAGATGGTATTAATTACAACTCGAAGATTTGTAGCTTTGTTGCTGTTTTGCCAATAGAAGCTCCTAAATTTGTAGTCGTCGTTGCTGTAGATGGACCACAGAGACCTCATGCCTATGGCTCTACGGTTGCAGTCCCTGTGGCTAAAAAAATCATTGAAAGCTTGATTGTTATTGAGAGGATCCCTCCGCGAAATCAGCAGGTAGATTTCTTGTCAGCAAAAAGCTAA
- a CDS encoding transaldolase, translating to MTSLLDQLSSMTVVVADTGDLEAIRTFKPQDATTNPSLILAAAQIPAYQNLIDKSLQASRQRVGSFASAKEVVDEALDEVCVTFGKEILKIIPGRVSTEVDARLSFNTQATINKARKIIDLYKKVDISKERVLIKVASTWEGIKAAEVLESEGIHCNLTLLFGFSQAVACAEAGVTLISPFVGRILDWYKAETGKDSYAGEEDPGVVSVTKIFNYYKSNNYKTEVMGASFRNIDEILELAGCDLLTIAPKFLEQLENSDSKLTRKLDSLKPLPSETKIHLEEYDFRNMLKLDRMATEKLEEGIINFSKAIEQLEQLLSKRLSYIESGSNAELSIA from the coding sequence ATGACCAGTCTTCTTGATCAACTTTCTTCAATGACTGTTGTTGTTGCAGATACGGGTGACTTGGAAGCGATTCGAACATTTAAACCACAAGATGCAACTACTAATCCTTCGCTAATTCTTGCGGCAGCTCAGATACCTGCATATCAAAATTTAATTGATAAATCTCTTCAGGCTTCAAGGCAAAGAGTTGGATCATTTGCATCAGCAAAAGAAGTAGTTGATGAAGCATTAGATGAGGTATGTGTAACCTTTGGAAAAGAAATTCTTAAAATTATTCCTGGGAGAGTATCTACTGAAGTTGATGCAAGATTGAGTTTTAATACGCAGGCAACTATTAATAAAGCAAGAAAGATCATTGATCTTTACAAAAAAGTTGATATTTCTAAAGAAAGAGTGTTGATTAAGGTTGCATCAACTTGGGAAGGGATTAAGGCTGCTGAAGTTCTTGAAAGTGAGGGTATTCATTGTAATTTAACGTTGTTATTTGGCTTTTCTCAGGCAGTTGCATGTGCAGAGGCAGGTGTGACACTTATTTCACCTTTTGTAGGTCGTATACTTGATTGGTATAAAGCAGAAACAGGGAAGGACTCTTATGCTGGAGAAGAAGATCCAGGTGTAGTTTCTGTAACTAAGATCTTTAATTATTATAAGTCAAATAATTATAAGACTGAAGTAATGGGAGCAAGTTTTAGAAATATAGATGAAATCTTAGAATTAGCAGGCTGTGATTTGCTTACGATTGCACCAAAATTTTTAGAACAATTGGAAAACTCTGATTCAAAATTAACAAGAAAATTAGACTCATTAAAGCCATTGCCTTCAGAAACTAAAATCCATCTTGAAGAATACGATTTTAGAAATATGCTTAAGTTAGATCGTATGGCAACAGAAAAGCTTGAAGAAGGAATTATTAATTTCAGCAAGGCAATTGAACAATTGGAGCAGCTTTTGAGTAAAAGGCTTTCTTATATTGAGAGCGGTTCAAATGCTGAGCTTTCTATCGCTTAG
- a CDS encoding NAD(P)/FAD-dependent oxidoreductase gives MNSIEVLIIGAGAAGSSAAFHLANSGVQVTIVDKKHGFLLKPCGGGMAASVQKWFPFSLEPIIEEVIQKVEFTWCLSDHVIAQLPGSSPFWITRREKLDELITQKAIEQGATLLQSFEVVKIFKIEGQWIITSKDGQQLKSKCVVIADGSSSPWAREFNLGPKNLHYASTTSIRVNGKGLLKEGTSRFEFGLVHHGFAWAFPLKDSVNIGVGTFIGNHAVESEKILNELMPSLGFDPKAGIRNDSRLRVWNGHSNLHGDGILVIGDAASLCDPFLAEGLRPALLSGCEAAKCIINWLKGNTTELSSYTKSMKKKWGDSMAWGRRISQVFYRFPKIGYQLGIKRPTAPQRIAQILSGEMGYGDIAQRVIKRLILKS, from the coding sequence TTGAATTCTATTGAAGTATTAATTATTGGAGCTGGAGCAGCAGGTTCTTCAGCAGCGTTTCATTTAGCCAATTCTGGAGTTCAAGTAACTATCGTCGACAAAAAACATGGCTTTCTTTTAAAGCCATGTGGAGGTGGAATGGCTGCATCAGTTCAAAAGTGGTTCCCATTTTCTCTTGAACCAATAATTGAAGAAGTAATTCAAAAAGTTGAATTTACTTGGTGCTTATCTGACCACGTAATAGCACAATTACCAGGTTCATCCCCTTTTTGGATTACTAGAAGAGAAAAACTTGATGAACTCATAACCCAAAAAGCTATTGAGCAAGGAGCAACACTTCTTCAGTCATTTGAAGTAGTAAAAATATTTAAAATAGAAGGGCAATGGATTATCACTTCTAAAGATGGACAACAACTTAAATCAAAATGCGTTGTAATTGCAGACGGATCAAGCTCACCTTGGGCAAGGGAATTTAATCTAGGTCCTAAAAATCTTCATTATGCCTCAACAACTTCCATAAGGGTCAATGGTAAAGGATTGCTGAAAGAAGGCACCTCAAGATTTGAATTTGGTTTGGTTCATCATGGATTTGCTTGGGCATTTCCTTTGAAAGACTCAGTCAACATTGGGGTAGGAACTTTTATTGGTAATCATGCTGTGGAAAGCGAAAAAATCCTTAACGAATTAATGCCAAGTCTAGGGTTTGATCCAAAAGCAGGGATAAGGAATGATTCTCGTTTAAGAGTTTGGAATGGACACAGTAATCTTCATGGTGATGGGATTTTAGTAATTGGTGATGCAGCATCACTTTGCGATCCATTTCTTGCTGAAGGTCTAAGGCCTGCCTTATTAAGTGGCTGTGAAGCTGCCAAATGCATAATCAATTGGTTAAAAGGCAACACAACCGAATTAAGTTCTTACACAAAGTCAATGAAAAAAAAATGGGGTGACTCAATGGCCTGGGGAAGAAGAATCTCCCAAGTTTTCTACCGATTTCCAAAAATAGGGTATCAACTGGGAATCAAAAGACCAACTGCACCTCAAAGAATCGCACAAATCCTATCTGGGGAAATGGGGTATGGAGATATTGCACAACGAGTAATCAAAAGACTAATCCTAAAGAGCTAA
- the frr gene encoding ribosome recycling factor, which yields MLTQEVELNMQKSVEACQRNFNTIRTGRANTSLLDRLTVEYYGADTPLKSLATISTPDSQTLAIQPFDLGSLGLIEKAISISDLGFTPNNDGKIIRINIPPLTEERRKQFCKLASKYAEEAKISLRNIRRDAIEKIKGSEKDGEFSEDQSRDQQDSIQKITNKYINEIEKNLSGKEEEILKV from the coding sequence ATGCTTACTCAAGAAGTCGAATTAAACATGCAAAAATCAGTTGAAGCTTGTCAACGCAACTTCAATACAATTAGAACTGGTCGCGCGAATACATCTCTGTTGGATCGATTAACCGTTGAGTATTACGGTGCTGATACCCCTCTTAAATCACTAGCAACCATTTCAACTCCAGACTCCCAAACTCTTGCAATACAACCCTTTGATTTAGGCTCTCTAGGTTTAATAGAAAAAGCAATCTCTATAAGTGATCTTGGATTTACACCAAATAATGATGGAAAAATAATTCGTATCAACATCCCCCCTTTAACAGAAGAGCGTCGAAAACAATTTTGTAAATTAGCATCAAAATATGCAGAAGAAGCAAAAATATCACTTCGAAATATACGCAGAGATGCAATAGAAAAAATTAAAGGTTCAGAAAAAGATGGTGAGTTTTCTGAGGATCAAAGTCGAGACCAGCAAGACTCAATCCAGAAAATTACAAACAAATATATAAATGAAATTGAAAAAAATCTTTCAGGGAAAGAAGAGGAAATTCTAAAGGTTTGA
- the pyrH gene encoding UMP kinase → MSYSRVLLKLSGEALMGSKPYGIDPEIVQSIAQDVSKVVQEGTQLAIVVGGGNIFRGLKGSSAGMDRATADYVGMLATVMNAITLQDGLERAGVETRVQTAIEMQQIAEPYIRRRAIRHLEKGRVVVFGGGCGNPFFTTDTTSALRAAEINADVIFKATKVDGVYNQDPKEYPEAIKYESLTFQEVLSKEIAVMDSTAIALCKDNKIPIVVFNIFQPGNINKAVAGEKIGSRISNSG, encoded by the coding sequence ATGTCTTACTCACGTGTCCTCCTCAAGCTTAGTGGCGAAGCTCTCATGGGAAGCAAGCCATATGGTATAGATCCAGAAATAGTTCAATCTATTGCTCAAGATGTATCAAAAGTGGTACAGGAAGGAACACAACTTGCAATTGTTGTGGGAGGAGGGAATATTTTCCGAGGTCTTAAGGGATCTTCTGCTGGAATGGATCGTGCTACAGCAGATTATGTAGGAATGTTAGCCACAGTAATGAATGCAATAACTCTGCAAGATGGTCTAGAAAGAGCAGGAGTAGAGACCAGAGTGCAAACTGCTATTGAGATGCAACAAATCGCTGAGCCTTACATTCGCCGTCGAGCAATTAGACATCTTGAAAAAGGTCGAGTTGTAGTTTTTGGTGGAGGATGCGGAAACCCTTTCTTTACTACTGATACAACATCAGCATTACGTGCAGCAGAAATAAATGCTGATGTAATTTTTAAAGCAACTAAAGTCGATGGTGTTTACAACCAAGATCCTAAAGAATACCCTGAAGCTATTAAATATGAATCATTAACTTTTCAAGAAGTCCTTAGTAAAGAAATAGCAGTTATGGATAGTACAGCTATAGCTCTATGCAAAGACAACAAGATCCCTATAGTTGTCTTTAACATTTTTCAACCTGGCAATATTAATAAAGCGGTAGCAGGAGAAAAGATAGGCTCCCGCATTTCTAATTCAGGTTAA
- the cobO gene encoding cob(I)yrinic acid a,c-diamide adenosyltransferase, with amino-acid sequence MQKKMAKSDESLDELDRESSQLGMGGFTTKEADEEKYKLRMQRRKEIQSKRIEERNLEKGLIIVFTGQGKGKTTAALGMALRTLGHGDNVAIVQFIKGGWQPGEAKALKVYGDSLDWHAFGEGFTWETQDRMQDKKLSQKAWEQALLYLCSRSHKLVILDEINIAIKLGYLSLNEVIEGIKKRPALTHVVLTGRSAKEELIQQADLVTEMNLLKHPFREKGVKAQKGIEF; translated from the coding sequence ATGCAAAAGAAAATGGCCAAGAGTGATGAGTCTCTAGATGAATTAGATAGAGAGTCAAGTCAATTGGGTATGGGAGGCTTTACAACTAAAGAGGCGGATGAAGAAAAATATAAGCTAAGAATGCAAAGAAGAAAAGAAATCCAAAGCAAAAGAATAGAGGAAAGAAATCTAGAGAAAGGGCTGATTATTGTTTTTACGGGTCAAGGGAAAGGAAAAACTACAGCTGCATTAGGCATGGCATTAAGAACATTGGGTCACGGAGATAATGTAGCGATTGTTCAATTTATCAAAGGAGGATGGCAACCAGGGGAAGCTAAAGCATTAAAAGTATATGGAGATTCCTTAGACTGGCATGCTTTTGGAGAAGGATTTACTTGGGAAACACAAGACAGGATGCAAGATAAAAAACTTAGCCAAAAAGCTTGGGAGCAAGCACTTTTATACCTATGTAGTCGTAGTCATAAATTAGTTATTCTTGATGAAATAAATATAGCTATCAAACTAGGATATCTTTCTTTAAATGAAGTCATCGAAGGGATAAAAAAACGTCCTGCATTGACTCATGTTGTCTTAACAGGTCGAAGTGCTAAGGAAGAGTTAATACAACAAGCAGACCTTGTAACTGAAATGAATTTATTAAAGCACCCCTTTAGAGAAAAAGGAGTTAAGGCTCAGAAAGGAATTGAATTTTAA